The following DNA comes from Cryobacterium psychrophilum.
GGCTGGCGCGTCGCGTTCTGGCTTTCCGCCATCATCGTCGTCGTCGGCTATTACATCCGCACGCACGTCAGCGAAGCCCCGATCTTCCTCGAGACTCGCGCCCAGGCCGAGGCCCAGAAGGTCGTCAACTACGGCGTGCTCGAAGTCGTGCGCAAGTACCCGCGCGGAATCCTCAGCGCCATGGGCCTGCGTTTCGCCGAGAACATCCTGTACTACATCATCGTGAGCTTCTCGATCGTCTACCTCGTCACGGTGCACCAGTACGACACCAGCAAGTTGCTGTTCGCGCTGCTCCTGGCCCACCTCGTGCACTTCCTCGTGATCCCGCAGGTCGGGCGCCTCTCCGACAGGGTCGGCCGCAAGCCGGTGTACCTGGCCGGCGCCGTCCTCGGCGCGACCTGGGCGCTGTTCGCTTTCCCGATGTTCGACACGAAGAACCCGGTTCTGATCATCCTGGCGATCACGCTGGGACTCTGCTTCCACGCCCTGATGTACGCCGGCCAGCCGGCGATCATGGCCGAGCTGTTCCCGACCCGGATGCGCTACTCCGGTGTGTCGCTCGGCTACCAGGTGACGTCGATCCTGGCCGGTTCGATGGCGCCGATCATCGCCGTCGCCCTGCTCAAGGCGTACGGTTCCTGGGTGCCGGTCGCGATCTACCTCGCGATCGCCTGCTCGATCACCGTCGTCGCCGTGCTCACGCTCAAGGAATCCCGTGGATCCTCGCTGCGCGAGATCGACGCGATCGACGCCCGTAAGCACGGTCTGCCCACGGCCGTCCCTGTCAAATAGCGACAACATCCGCTACCCCCTCGAGAGGCGAATCATGACTGACACATTCCAATCACCACTCACTGCACAGCGTTCCGGCCCGCTCGCAGGCAAGCGCGCGATGGTCACGGGGGGAGCGAGCGGAATCGGCGCCGCGATCACGCGCTCCCTCTCGGACCAGGGTGCGCACGTGATTGTTGCGGACATGGACGCTCATGGCGCCGCCGCGCTCGCCGAGGAGGTGGGGGGCTCGAGTTGGGCCGTCAACCTGCTCAAGACCGAAGAATTCGGTGAGCAGGGCCTCGCAGCAGCGATGGACGGCGTGGATATCCTCGTCAACAACGCGGGAATCCAGCGGATCAGCCCGATCCAGGACTTTGATCCGGGCGATTTCCGGCGCATCCTCGCGCTCATGCTCGAAGCCCCGTTCCTGCTCATTCGCGCGGCGCTGCCACAGATGTATGAGCGCAACTTCGGCCGCATCATCAACGTGTCGTCCGTGCACGGTCTGCGCGCATCGCCGTTCAAGGCCGCGTACGTGTCGGCCAAGCACGGGCTCGAGGGCCTCTCGAAGGTCACCGCACTGGAGGGCGGCGCGCACGGGGTGACGAGCAACTGCGTCAGCCCGGGTTACGTGAACACGCCGCTCGTGCAGAAGCAGATCGCCGACCAGGCCATCGCGCACGGTATCCCCGAGTCGGAGGTGCTGAGCAAGATCATGCTCACCGAAAGCGCCATCAAGCGCCTCGTGGAACCGGCCGAGGTCGGTTCCCTCGTGGGCTGGCTCGCGTCGGAGCACGCGGCCATGGTCACCGGCTCGAGCTACACCATGGATGGCGGCTGGTCGGCCCGCTAACCCTCGGGTTCGCTCACTCTGTCAGTAAACCGGCCGCCGACCTCCGTGTGACCCTCGCTACTACGGGGGCAATCGGAGGCTGGCGGCCGGTTTTGTCGTCGCGGCCCTCGGCGGGCGAGAGAATCTCCGAGGCTATGCACCGGGGACGTGCGTAACCTCGGAGAAAATCGCGGCACACCGTCTCTGGCGCCTACGGACACGGCGTGCCGCGAAAATCTCCGAGAATACGTACCCGGCGGGCGCGAAACCTCGCAGAAAATCGCGGCACACCTGCCTGGACCGCTGGTGTGGCGCGAACGGGGCTGTGGATAACTCTCGATGAGCCGCCGAAGTGGGGCATCATGCACCCATGACTGAGGCTGTACGTATTATTACCGAGCAGGTGCGCCTGCGCGTGCGCCGTGACGGCGTTGACCTGGCGGCCGATAACGCGCTCGCCGAGCAGTACGTGCGCGACGAGGTGCGGCGCTACAGCGAACGCGCCCTCGGTGGTTCGCTTCCGCTGCTCGCCGACGAGCACCAGGCGACACGGGAGGTCGTCGCATCGCTCACGGGCTTCGGCGCGCTGCAGCCGTTTCTCGATGATCCCGACATCGAGGAGGTCTGGATCAACGGGCCGGCGCGGGTGTTCGTGGCGCGAGACGGTGTGCCCGAGCTCACCACACTGCTTCTCACCGAGCGCGACGTTCGTGACCTGGTCGAGCGGATGCTGCAAGCCTCCGGCAGGCGGGTCGACCTCTCCTCGCCTTTTGTCGACGCGTCGCTGCCCGATGGCTCACGCCTCCACGTGGTGATTCCCGACGCTATACGTCCATAGCTAAAGGGGCACCCCAGCGAGGCACAATCGTCAAGGTTCGCGGTGCACTGAAATCGATCACGATGCTAGACACCAGGCTGCGGATCACTGCGCGCTTCGTCTGCAAAGGCACCGTAGGCCAGCCCTCCACAAGGCTCTGCGCGATCTTCGCCGGGTTTTCCGGCGCGAGTACGACCATAGACTCTATGGCCCGCAGCGAGTCACTGAGCACTTCCCGCCGAGACTCCATATCCGCGACCGCCGCCCGGTACGCTCGCTCTGGAACGATCCCCTGCGCAAGGTGCTGCGTGAGCGTACTCATTTGAGCGTCTACCGCCAGGATCTCGCGGGCGAACCGCTGGGAGTCCACCTTCGCCGCGGCCGCAGCATAGTCCGGCGCTGGGTCGCTCATAGTGCCCACTGTCTCAAGCCACGCGAAAATATTGGGGTCAATGAACTTGATCGAGATATTCGCGGGCCCGTGGTTCGGGTTCAGGGCGGCGTCGTGGCACCGGTAACCGTAGAACGGCACCTTCGACCGCTTCCCCATGAGATTGGAAAACCCGTGCATCGTGCCGCCGCACGCGCACTTCATGAGCCCTGACAACAGGTAGCTAATTCTCGGAGCGCGCTCGTCGGCCCGCTCGACTCTCATCGCCTGGTACTGCTGGAATTTCTTCACCGTGATCAACCCCTCGTGGCCGCCGGGAAATAGCTCGCCACGATAGGTGATCTGGCCACTGTGAAAGGGCGAGTCGAGGATAGCGGTCACCGTGGAGTGTGACCATGACGGTTTTCCGTAGTAGGTGCGGTAACCGTTCTGCTCAAGCCATGCGGCCAGTTGCCGGGAGCCGAGGCCGCTCAGGTAGAGGTCGTACAGCTGCGGGATTGCGGGGGCCTGCTCCGGGTTCTGTGCGACACCTCTCTCGTGGCTCGACCATCCCCACGGCAGCCGTCCGGAGGGCAGCCCCCGGCTTACGCGGTTCACGTGCACTTCCCGCCATTGCTCACCGATGCGCTCCGACTCGAATGCCGACAGCTCGGTCATGACCCCACGAGCGAACCGGCCCGATGCGGATACATCATTGGGTTCCGTCGCCGACTCGATCTTTCCCCCGGCGACTTCGATGCGATCGACGGCAAGCGCCCAATCCTTGCGTGATCGAGAGAGGCGCGACCATCGCCAGAGCACGACGACATCGGCTTGTTTGCTCTCGATCATGTCCATGACTCGCACGACGGCAGGGCGCTTCCATGTGCGGCCGCTGATGCCTGGGTCGGCCTCGACGCCGACGACGACATATCCGTGTTTCGCGCAGTGGTCCCGGCCCGCAGTCTCTTGCAGCTCAAGGCTGATGGATTCCTCGCGGTATGTGGACTGGCGCAGGTACAGGATCGCCCGCGGTTTGGCCTCCGCGCGGCTCATGCCGCGCCGCTGTTCGAGAGAGGTGCTACTCCGTAGAGCGCACGGCTACGGCAAATACCTCCACGGGGTCGATGCTCAGCACGCGGCACATGGTCACGAACAAGTCCACATCTATGGCCCGTTCCCCGCGCAGGTATAGCGAGACTGTCGACTGCGGCACCCCGCCGAGCATTTCTCCGAATCGCTTTTGTGTCACGAGCAGTTCGAGAAATGCGTCGTTGAGGAGCGGTGCTAGTGCCAGGGACACGGGGCCGGGTTTGGGCGCGGTTCCTTTTGGCACGGTTCGACGCTATCGGCTTGGACATGCCCAAGCGTTGAAGCTTAGACTCGACCATATACATGGTTCGACTGAATGTTCGGTCCGTGTCGTGAGTGTCGCCGGTCGGATGTATGTTCGATACAACGTAAAGTGGGGAAGCAGTGAATTTTTCGGAAGTCGTTCGATCCAGGCTCTCAAGCGCGGCCAACGCCGCGGGCGTGCCTGACGAGTTGCCAGTAGATGACGCGGATCTGCTGGTCAGCTCCGTCATTCGGCAGGCGCGTCGGTGCGCCGTGGCAGTGTCAGGCATTCTCGATGAGCCTCTCGGCCTCGACGGCGATCTCCGAGGCGGTCGACCCGAGCACGCCAGCTAGAAGGCGAAGTTCGCCGACCGTCGCGGCCCGGTGGCCTTCGAGTATGCGAATGAGCGTCCGAGGGTGAATTCCGGTCGTGGCGGCCAGGTGGACGTTCGTGACGTTCTTTTGTCCCTGGTGGCCGCGTAGCACTGTGCTTACGGCGAGGTCTAGGGGATCTATTCTTGCGGTCATAGTTGTCACTTTATGACCATATCTGTCACTTGCCAAGTCCCCGGATAGGGGATTGCCTATCGAAACCGATGTAGTGACAGATTTGTCATGTGCCATAAATGTCTGTACAGTGACATATATGTCACCAACTTTTACTCAAGCAGACGGGATTACTAAGCCGGTCCCCGCACCGGATGTAATCAACGCCCTACGAAAGTCCCTCGACATGTCAGACGGAGCTCTCGCCTCGGCATCCGGAATCGCACGGTCCACACTCCGGACGAAAATCCAGAACGTAGACCTCTTCACAGTCGCTGAACTCAAGCGCCTCGGGACGGCCCTCGGTGCCGACTACATGGCCTGGCTCGATCCGGTCGCTGCGTAATGAACAAGCTGGAAATCCTCGACCAAGCCGCATCCCTCTTCTGGGCTGGTATGCGTGAGGCCCGCAAGCTGACGCCTCATGCTCAAGCCGTAGCAGCGCACTATGCGGGTGGCCCTTCCGTCGCCTCGCTCGAACGAATTATCACGGCAGAACGCGCCGCGTAGCATCACCGCCTGCATCTGAGTCGGGCCGCATCACCCCAAATCTTGCCTTGCACTGCAGGGCGAACCGCCGGCGTGCCCAAACGCGCTGGTCGCATCACCTTGGCCGTCCTTCTCCACTGGGGGCGCGCCCGCTCGTGCATCACAAAGCGCTCGGCAGGACCAAGCGTTGATAACTACACAGAGATACGCACTGCCTCGGCTAGGTCTCCGGGATGGCGTATGAGCCCCCGCTTAGCGGGGAGATCGCGGCGTGACAAGCCGCAACGGGTCGGTGGGCCTTGCTCGTTCCCCACCAGCGGCGACCGGGTAACCCCGGCGTCGCACTGACCAAAAAAAACGGCCCCCTGCTCTAACAGGGGGCCACGACAACAGGGAGAAACAGTGTCAGTTCCACAGCCTATTCCACGCCCTGAGCGGGCGACCCGCTCACGAGACCCCGAGACCAGCCACGAGGCGGGAGAGTCCATCACCGCCGACGCACTCACCGAGCTTCAATCGTGGGTGAGCGTCACTCTACGAGAGAAGGCCCGCACTGATGGCGAGTTGGTCGCCGCTCACGCGCTCGCCGTCACCAACCATGAGGTGAACCGCCCCGCAACACCGCAACGCATCCGCACAGCTCGTAAAGAGTTGGAGCTGCGCAAGCTCGTCTACTTCACCGGCTCCTTCGACAAGACGGGCTTTGGCCGGCGCACTCGCATATGGGGTGTGGCCACGTGAAGCGTCCCGCCGACCCGTACCCCGAGTACTCGGTGTTCGAGCGGCTCGACGGCCTCGGTACTCCGATCCGGCCGGCCCCGCCCCGCGAGCGCCGCGTCATCACTGCCGTGCACCTCGCGGCGATCCTTTCCCTGCTCGCGATCGCCGTCGCCGCCGTGCGGCTGGTGCGCGACATCACGACGCTCGACGGCTCGCTGCTGCTGAGCATGTCGCTGATTTTCGCGGCCGCCATCGTGCTGCTGCTCAGTGACCCGATCCCCTCCGACCACCTCGATTCAAAGGAACACGAATGAACCTCGATAACGCACTCGATGACCTGCTCTCCCGAGCTGGGTCATCGTCCGA
Coding sequences within:
- a CDS encoding MFS transporter yields the protein MSVNQQVGGAKPSAGTKGNGDVTETSGLKKIVAASMVGTVVEWYEFFLYATAASLVFGKVFFPNAGSELDGILAAFLTYAVGFIARPLGGIVFGQIGDRLGRKHTLQLTIVLVGVATFLMGCLPGFDSIGYWAPALLIALRFIQGFAVGGEWGGAVLLVAEHSPNKSRGFWSSWPQAAVPVGNLLATLVLLASSALLTPEAFLSWGWRVAFWLSAIIVVVGYYIRTHVSEAPIFLETRAQAEAQKVVNYGVLEVVRKYPRGILSAMGLRFAENILYYIIVSFSIVYLVTVHQYDTSKLLFALLLAHLVHFLVIPQVGRLSDRVGRKPVYLAGAVLGATWALFAFPMFDTKNPVLIILAITLGLCFHALMYAGQPAIMAELFPTRMRYSGVSLGYQVTSILAGSMAPIIAVALLKAYGSWVPVAIYLAIACSITVVAVLTLKESRGSSLREIDAIDARKHGLPTAVPVK
- a CDS encoding 3-hydroxybutyrate dehydrogenase; this encodes MTDTFQSPLTAQRSGPLAGKRAMVTGGASGIGAAITRSLSDQGAHVIVADMDAHGAAALAEEVGGSSWAVNLLKTEEFGEQGLAAAMDGVDILVNNAGIQRISPIQDFDPGDFRRILALMLEAPFLLIRAALPQMYERNFGRIINVSSVHGLRASPFKAAYVSAKHGLEGLSKVTALEGGAHGVTSNCVSPGYVNTPLVQKQIADQAIAHGIPESEVLSKIMLTESAIKRLVEPAEVGSLVGWLASEHAAMVTGSSYTMDGGWSAR
- a CDS encoding Flp pilus assembly complex ATPase component TadA — translated: MTEAVRIITEQVRLRVRRDGVDLAADNALAEQYVRDEVRRYSERALGGSLPLLADEHQATREVVASLTGFGALQPFLDDPDIEEVWINGPARVFVARDGVPELTTLLLTERDVRDLVERMLQASGRRVDLSSPFVDASLPDGSRLHVVIPDAIRP
- a CDS encoding recombinase family protein, translating into MSRAEAKPRAILYLRQSTYREESISLELQETAGRDHCAKHGYVVVGVEADPGISGRTWKRPAVVRVMDMIESKQADVVVLWRWSRLSRSRKDWALAVDRIEVAGGKIESATEPNDVSASGRFARGVMTELSAFESERIGEQWREVHVNRVSRGLPSGRLPWGWSSHERGVAQNPEQAPAIPQLYDLYLSGLGSRQLAAWLEQNGYRTYYGKPSWSHSTVTAILDSPFHSGQITYRGELFPGGHEGLITVKKFQQYQAMRVERADERAPRISYLLSGLMKCACGGTMHGFSNLMGKRSKVPFYGYRCHDAALNPNHGPANISIKFIDPNIFAWLETVGTMSDPAPDYAAAAAKVDSQRFAREILAVDAQMSTLTQHLAQGIVPERAYRAAVADMESRREVLSDSLRAIESMVVLAPENPAKIAQSLVEGWPTVPLQTKRAVIRSLVSSIVIDFSAPRTLTIVPRWGAPLAMDV
- a CDS encoding helix-turn-helix domain-containing protein, coding for MPKGTAPKPGPVSLALAPLLNDAFLELLVTQKRFGEMLGGVPQSTVSLYLRGERAIDVDLFVTMCRVLSIDPVEVFAVAVRSTE
- a CDS encoding helix-turn-helix domain-containing protein, with amino-acid sequence MTARIDPLDLAVSTVLRGHQGQKNVTNVHLAATTGIHPRTLIRILEGHRAATVGELRLLAGVLGSTASEIAVEAERLIENA